In the Ornithinimicrobium pratense genome, GGTCTACCTGCTGCTCGTGGTCATCCGGGGAGCACGCCGCCTGGGCTCGGACCTGGCGCCCAGCGGGGCTGGGGTGCTCAAGGCGGCGCTGGGCGGCATACCGCTGCTGGTGCGCACGATCGCCCTGCGCGCCGCCCTGCTGCTCACCACCTGGCTCGCGGCCGGCCTCGGGGACGGCCCGCTGGCCGCCCACCAGGTGGCGATGACGGTCTGGGCGACACTGGCCTTCGCGCTCGACGCGCTGGCGATCGCCGCCCAGGCCCTCACCGGCAAGACGCTCGGCGCCGGGGACGTGCGCGGCACCCGGGAGACGACCCAGCTGATGGTGCGGTGGTCCATCTGGTTCGGCGTGATCCTGGCCGCGCTCATCCTCATCCTGCACCGCGTCATCCCCCTGGGCTTCAGCCAGGACCCCGACGTACGGACCGCGCTGGCCGCTGCGCTCATCGTGGTGGCCATCGGTCAGCCGATCGCCGGGGTGGCCTTCATCCTGGACGGCGTCCTGATCGGTGCCGGGGACACCCGGTGGCTGGCCTGGGCTCAGACGCTCGCCACCCTCGCCTACGTCCCCATGGTGCTGGCGGTCTGGGCGTCCGGCGTCACCGGCGTCACCGGCCTGGTCTGGCTCTGGGTGGCCTTCAACGGCTTCATGCTCGTCCGGGCCCTGCTGCTGTGGGGTCGCGGTCAGGGCGATCGCTGGATGGTGGTCGGCGCCGAGCGCTGACCCCGTGCCCTGCCGTGCTCGGTATGGCGTGCCGGGCGCCCTCGCTGCGGTGGCAGGCTAGTGGTGGTCGGGGCTCTGGTCGTGCTCTCGCCGGCCCAGGTGGATGTCGGTGGGGGCGATCTGACCGGTGCGGAAGCCGGCGCGGCCGACCATGTGGGCAGCGGCGGGGATGGTGAGCATCTGGAACAGCGTGATCAGCACCAGCATGCCGACGTCCAGGCCCGAGCGGGTCCGCAGACCGACGCCGAGCATGACCAGGATGACCCCGAGGATCTGCGGCTTGGTGCCGGCGTGCATGCGGGTCAGGAGGTCGGGGAAGCGCAGCAGACCAATGGCGGCCGCGACGCAGAGCATTGCCCCCAGGAGCAGACAGATGAGCCCCAGGACGTCCAGCACGTCGTAGAAGTTCACGGGTGGCCTCCGCCGCGTCCGGGTCTGTGGTCGGGGGCGGCCCGATGGGCCCGGGCAGCGTGGGAGCGGCGCGGGCCGCGACGGGCCAAACTGTGCCGGGGAGCGGGCGAGCCGCCCTCCTCGAGCCGGTCCGGTGCGGGCGCGACGAACGGGATGTCGCGGTCCCGGGCCACGAACCGGGCCACGGCGACCGAGCCCATGAAGCCGACCAGCGACAAGGAGATCAGCAGGGGCAGGGTGGTCCAGGCGTCGGTGAGAGCCGCGTAGGCGCCTAGCGCGCAGACCACGATGGAGACCAGCACGTCGGTGGCCACGACGCGGTCCAGCACGCTGGGGCCCAGGGTGATCCGGATCAGGCTGAGCAGGGCGGAGACGAAAAGCAACCCGCCGATCGCCCAGGTGAGCCAGGTCTCGATGGTGTCGATGTTCATCGCGGCGTCTCCTCCTCCGGAGCCTGCGGACCCTCGTCGGGCCGCATCTCCTCGACCCGCTGCCCGGTCTGCTCCCTGACCTGGTCGGCCGTCTCGGACACGGGCCCGTGCCTGGTCGCCGTCCGCTGGGCCTCCCGGCGTCGGCGCGGGTCCAGCAGGGCCTCCGGGTCCGGGTGTAGGGCGCGCAGCACCCGCGCCTCCTGGGCGCGGATCCGCCGCCGCACCGCTTCTGCTTCCTGCCGGGTGCGCAC is a window encoding:
- a CDS encoding MATE family efflux transporter, which encodes MTTDDQRSPAPTPAREILRLAIPAFLALVAEPLFLLADSAIIGHLGTAALAGLGVASAVLLTAVNLFIFLAYGTTAVVSRKLGAGDHRGAISAGIDGLWLALLLGALAALATAVWAQPLLELFGASPGVTSEAVTYLRWSALGIPCMLIVLAATGVLRGLQDTRTPLIAAVTGFSANAVLSLVLVHVVGWGIAGAAIGSVIAQTGMAVYLLLVVIRGARRLGSDLAPSGAGVLKAALGGIPLLVRTIALRAALLLTTWLAAGLGDGPLAAHQVAMTVWATLAFALDALAIAAQALTGKTLGAGDVRGTRETTQLMVRWSIWFGVILAALILILHRVIPLGFSQDPDVRTALAAALIVVAIGQPIAGVAFILDGVLIGAGDTRWLAWAQTLATLAYVPMVLAVWASGVTGVTGLVWLWVAFNGFMLVRALLLWGRGQGDRWMVVGAER
- the mnhG gene encoding monovalent cation/H(+) antiporter subunit G, whose amino-acid sequence is MNFYDVLDVLGLICLLLGAMLCVAAAIGLLRFPDLLTRMHAGTKPQILGVILVMLGVGLRTRSGLDVGMLVLITLFQMLTIPAAAHMVGRAGFRTGQIAPTDIHLGRREHDQSPDHH
- a CDS encoding monovalent cation/H+ antiporter complex subunit F, translating into MNIDTIETWLTWAIGGLLFVSALLSLIRITLGPSVLDRVVATDVLVSIVVCALGAYAALTDAWTTLPLLISLSLVGFMGSVAVARFVARDRDIPFVAPAPDRLEEGGSPAPRHSLARRGPRRSHAARAHRAAPDHRPGRGGGHP